A single window of Gemmatimonadales bacterium DNA harbors:
- a CDS encoding FAD-dependent oxidoreductase, with product MAKYVIVGGGLAAASAIEGIRELDHDGEITVVSAERELPYHRPPLSKGYLAGREQLETVRIHDALWYRDNRVRYRLGVEAKSVHMKRRSVTLTSGERLEYDRLLLATGSHARRLGLPGADTPGVSLLRTVSDSTALKAAIKPGVRVVVVGGSFIGMEVAATARGLGAEVTVLEMGPLVYGRFADPALSDFFKRMLESHGITIRTGVRVARVKSAGGKVSGVATETDEQHAADVVVAGVGAEPNTGWLANSGFGIDRGGLVVNVRLETNAEQVWAAGDVARFPDPITRQPRRLEHWDNALMQGKQAGRNMAGAGEPYTHLSAFFSDLFDVTVNVLGDTDKPDAVRLEGSTDLAAPNFTALYVRDHKLTGAVIVNLMTANRTEEFDQLQKSIAAGEFVEGA from the coding sequence ATGGCCAAATACGTGATCGTCGGCGGCGGCCTGGCGGCCGCCAGCGCCATCGAGGGGATCCGCGAGCTGGACCACGACGGCGAGATCACCGTCGTCAGCGCCGAGCGCGAGCTTCCCTATCATCGACCGCCGCTGTCCAAGGGCTACCTCGCGGGGCGGGAACAGCTCGAGACCGTCCGCATTCACGACGCGCTGTGGTACCGCGACAACCGGGTCCGCTACCGGCTGGGCGTGGAGGCCAAGTCGGTCCACATGAAGCGGCGGTCGGTGACCCTGACGAGCGGAGAGCGGCTGGAGTACGACCGGTTGCTGCTGGCGACCGGCTCGCACGCCCGGCGGCTCGGCCTGCCGGGGGCGGACACGCCGGGGGTGTCCCTGCTCAGGACCGTGAGCGACAGCACCGCGCTCAAGGCGGCCATCAAGCCGGGGGTCAGGGTCGTGGTCGTGGGCGGCAGCTTCATCGGCATGGAGGTCGCGGCCACGGCGCGCGGCCTCGGTGCCGAGGTGACCGTGCTCGAGATGGGACCGCTGGTGTACGGGCGGTTCGCCGATCCCGCGCTGTCCGACTTCTTCAAGCGGATGCTGGAGAGCCACGGGATCACGATCCGCACCGGCGTCCGGGTGGCCCGCGTGAAGAGCGCCGGCGGCAAGGTGAGCGGGGTCGCGACCGAGACCGACGAGCAGCACGCCGCCGACGTCGTGGTGGCAGGGGTGGGCGCGGAGCCCAACACCGGCTGGCTCGCGAACTCGGGGTTCGGCATCGACCGCGGCGGCCTGGTGGTGAACGTGCGGCTCGAGACCAACGCGGAGCAGGTGTGGGCGGCCGGCGACGTGGCCCGGTTCCCGGATCCCATCACGCGGCAGCCCCGCCGCCTGGAGCACTGGGACAACGCCCTGATGCAGGGCAAGCAGGCCGGGCGCAACATGGCCGGTGCCGGCGAGCCCTACACGCACCTGTCGGCCTTCTTCTCGGACCTGTTCGACGTGACCGTCAACGTGCTCGGCGACACGGACAAGCCGGACGCCGTCCGCCTCGAGGGGAGCACCGACCTCGCGGCGCCCAACTTCACGGCGCTCTACGTGCGCGACCACAAGCTGACCGGCGCGGTGATCGTGAACCTGATGACGGCCAACCGCACCGAGGAGTTCGATCAGCTGCAGAAGAGCATCGCGGCGGGGGAGTTCGTCGAGGGGGCGTGA
- a CDS encoding VIT domain-containing protein: MLRRLAVAAGLVALTAGALEAQGWIEIQRPLPPGLPSQVVRVSSAVRTTIEGRVARVEVEEQFRNAGGGLAEGSYLYPLPGEAVFTDFSLWMGEDQVRGEVMGADQARGIYEDIVRRLRDPALLTLEGHGLVRARIFPLHPGETRKVVMRYTQVLERAGDALRLRYSIGDRPTTAGRGYLDQPAPTPTDAFRYTVSVPDADAYGTPYSPTHRVTTRRTGTGMEITLDPDAAGDVEIFIPLRRGLVGTSVVTNAPGGEDGYFMLLVSPPTAEDGPAIPRDLTLVLDVSGSMSGEKIDQAKAALRQAITTLRPVDRFRLVAFSTRVVNFRDGFVPATEDNLQAARAFLDGLAADGGTNIAGALDAVLGADTPAERLAIVVFVTDGIPTVGEQSPERIASLAGGRIGHARIFTVGVGTDVNTYLLDRLAVEGKGSAEYVPPGADIETAMSAVLAKIQHPALVNLRLAGSPVAFEQTYPASLPDLFYGEELVVFGRYRGTGSGPVVVTGERNGRIERFTADASFPATAAGNDFVPRLWASRRIGDLTRQIRIEGATPSLVEEVRALGLRYGILTEYTSYLVQEPTTAWNQPAPMPASAVLRGGAAGAAQQTGRDAFANAKASAALGGVSTLDAADHVAGARALELAAAAPGRSAVRRVGGRLFVQSDGVWTDAAYRDSLKVVEVAPFSDAYFALVRALPEIARCLPVGDQVLVAGRHTGVRIAATGLTAWRTGQLEALVREFRGV, from the coding sequence ATGTTGAGACGTCTCGCCGTCGCTGCAGGTCTGGTCGCGCTCACCGCGGGCGCGCTCGAGGCCCAGGGCTGGATCGAAATCCAGCGCCCGCTCCCACCCGGACTGCCGTCCCAGGTGGTCCGGGTCAGCTCCGCGGTCCGCACCACCATCGAGGGCCGCGTGGCCCGGGTCGAGGTCGAAGAGCAGTTCCGGAACGCGGGCGGCGGCCTCGCGGAGGGCAGCTACCTCTATCCCCTCCCCGGCGAGGCGGTGTTCACCGACTTCTCCCTGTGGATGGGCGAGGACCAGGTGCGCGGCGAGGTGATGGGCGCGGACCAGGCCCGGGGCATTTACGAGGACATCGTGCGGCGCCTGCGCGACCCCGCCCTGCTGACCCTGGAGGGCCACGGTCTCGTCCGTGCGCGCATCTTCCCGCTCCACCCCGGCGAGACCCGCAAGGTGGTGATGCGCTACACCCAGGTGCTCGAGCGCGCCGGAGACGCGCTGCGGCTCCGCTATTCCATCGGCGACCGGCCGACCACGGCCGGCCGCGGCTACCTGGACCAGCCGGCGCCGACCCCCACGGACGCGTTCCGCTACACCGTGAGCGTGCCGGATGCCGACGCCTACGGCACGCCGTACTCGCCCACCCACCGGGTGACGACGCGGCGCACCGGCACCGGGATGGAGATCACGCTCGATCCGGACGCCGCGGGCGACGTCGAGATCTTCATCCCCCTGCGGCGCGGCCTGGTGGGCACCAGCGTGGTGACCAACGCGCCCGGGGGCGAGGACGGGTACTTCATGCTGCTCGTGTCCCCGCCGACGGCCGAAGACGGGCCGGCCATCCCGCGCGACCTCACGCTGGTGCTCGACGTCTCGGGCTCGATGTCCGGCGAGAAGATCGATCAGGCCAAGGCGGCGCTCCGGCAGGCCATCACCACGCTGCGGCCCGTCGACCGCTTCCGCCTGGTCGCCTTCTCCACCCGGGTCGTGAACTTCCGCGACGGCTTCGTCCCGGCCACGGAGGACAACCTCCAGGCCGCCCGCGCCTTCCTCGACGGTCTCGCGGCCGACGGCGGCACCAACATCGCCGGCGCGCTCGACGCCGTGCTCGGCGCCGACACCCCGGCCGAGCGGCTGGCCATCGTGGTCTTCGTCACCGACGGCATTCCGACCGTGGGCGAGCAGTCGCCCGAGCGCATCGCCTCGCTCGCCGGCGGCCGCATCGGTCACGCGCGCATCTTCACCGTGGGCGTCGGGACCGACGTCAACACCTACCTGCTCGACCGGCTCGCCGTCGAGGGCAAGGGCAGCGCCGAGTACGTGCCGCCCGGGGCCGACATCGAGACCGCGATGAGTGCTGTGCTGGCGAAGATCCAGCACCCCGCGCTGGTGAACCTGCGCCTGGCGGGGAGCCCGGTGGCCTTCGAGCAGACGTACCCGGCCAGCCTCCCCGACTTGTTCTACGGAGAGGAGCTCGTGGTGTTCGGCCGCTACCGGGGCACCGGATCGGGCCCCGTGGTCGTGACCGGGGAGCGCAACGGCCGGATCGAGCGCTTCACCGCCGATGCGTCCTTCCCGGCGACGGCCGCCGGGAACGACTTCGTTCCCCGGCTGTGGGCGTCGCGCCGGATCGGGGACCTTACGCGCCAGATCCGGATCGAGGGCGCCACGCCCAGCCTGGTCGAGGAAGTGCGCGCCCTGGGGCTGCGCTACGGCATCCTGACCGAGTACACGTCGTACCTGGTCCAGGAGCCGACGACCGCCTGGAACCAGCCGGCGCCGATGCCCGCCTCCGCGGTGCTGCGGGGCGGTGCGGCGGGGGCCGCGCAGCAGACCGGGCGCGACGCCTTCGCCAACGCCAAGGCCAGCGCCGCCCTGGGCGGCGTCTCGACGCTCGACGCCGCGGACCACGTGGCCGGTGCGCGCGCCCTCGAGCTGGCGGCGGCCGCCCCGGGCCGCAGCGCCGTGCGCCGCGTGGGCGGGCGCCTGTTCGTGCAGTCGGACGGCGTCTGGACGGACGCGGCCTACCGGGACAGCTTGAAGGTCGTCGAGGTCGCGCCGTTCAGCGACGCCTACTTCGCGCTGGTGCGCGCACTGCCCGAGATCGCCCGCTGTCTCCCCGTCGGCGACCAGGTCCTCGTGGCGGGACGCCACACCGGCGTCAGGATCGCCGCCACCGGCCTGACCGCGTGGCGGACGGGCCAGCTGGAAGCGCTGGTGCGGGAGTTCAGGGGCGTCTGA
- a CDS encoding DUF3341 domain-containing protein: protein MSAGPGIVGVFGHLDATVAAIEQLKARGYANYRVYSPVPRPELADALKQKVSAVRVFTLFGALFGTCFGFFYAIATSLDWPLITGGKPIISWPPFIVIGFETTILLGSLITVGGMFLLAGLPKLGRAPGYDPRFSDDKFGVVAFGGPAQLAEARELFAAAGAEEVKDV from the coding sequence ATGAGCGCCGGGCCCGGGATCGTGGGGGTGTTCGGCCACCTGGACGCGACGGTCGCCGCGATCGAGCAGCTGAAGGCGCGCGGCTACGCCAACTACCGCGTGTACTCGCCCGTGCCCCGGCCCGAGCTGGCCGACGCGCTGAAGCAGAAGGTCAGCGCGGTGCGGGTGTTCACCCTGTTCGGCGCGCTGTTCGGCACCTGTTTCGGCTTCTTCTACGCCATCGCCACCTCGCTCGACTGGCCGCTGATCACCGGCGGCAAGCCCATCATCTCCTGGCCGCCGTTCATCGTGATCGGCTTCGAGACCACGATCCTCCTGGGCTCGCTCATCACGGTGGGCGGGATGTTCCTGCTGGCGGGCCTGCCCAAGCTGGGCCGCGCGCCGGGTTACGACCCGCGCTTCAGCGACGACAAGTTCGGCGTCGTGGCGTTCGGTGGGCCCGCCCAGCTGGCGGAGGCGCGCGAGCTGTTCGCGGCCGCGGGCGCCGAGGAGGTGAAGGATGTCTGA
- a CDS encoding sigma-70 family RNA polymerase sigma factor codes for MAELYDRYHDSLVRLLYRRTGDRDSAEDLAQEVFVRALETPPANPRPWLFAVALNLAREDWRRAARRGRRLELLKGEVGGTTAPAADAALESDERASAVRAALATLGEQDRSALLLKAEGFSYDEIAAALGLAKGSVGTTLARARRRLVESFHGQGRVQHVAH; via the coding sequence GTGGCCGAGCTGTACGACCGCTATCACGACTCGCTCGTCCGGCTGCTGTACCGCCGGACGGGCGATCGTGACAGCGCCGAGGACCTGGCGCAGGAGGTGTTCGTCCGCGCGCTGGAGACGCCGCCCGCCAACCCGCGGCCGTGGTTGTTCGCCGTGGCCTTGAACCTGGCGCGGGAGGACTGGCGGCGGGCCGCGCGCCGCGGTCGGAGGCTCGAGCTGCTGAAGGGCGAAGTCGGCGGCACCACGGCGCCGGCGGCCGACGCGGCTCTCGAGAGCGACGAGCGGGCGTCCGCCGTGCGGGCCGCTCTGGCAACGCTGGGCGAGCAGGACCGCTCCGCGCTGCTACTCAAGGCCGAGGGGTTCAGCTACGACGAGATCGCGGCGGCCCTCGGCCTGGCCAAGGGATCGGTCGGAACGACCCTGGCGCGGGCGCGCCGGCGCCTGGTCGAGTCGTTCCACGGTCAAGGACGGGTGCAACATGTCGCACATTGA
- a CDS encoding NAD-binding protein, with amino-acid sequence MTEADRQLAEVRRRLTTAGIAVLAVFAVGVVGYTIIGHGPHRLLDSLYMTVITLTTVGYGEIIPMEGNPAGRIFTMVLILFGMGILVYFASTITAFFVEGQLEHVFWRKRMRRAIAELGNHVIVCGAGVVAGHFIDEMLSSRRPVVAVVPQATTLPPLSTDQELLYVAGDASDEEVLAEAGIARAAGLVAALESDRDNVLVTLTARQANPSLRIVAMLVDDRNESKLRRAGADAVVSPFRIGGMRMASEMIRPMVVTFLDKMLRDRDRNLRVEELRVGRGSPAIGKSLGDLDVNAMPGLLLLALLEPGTAAWAFKPDPRSRIAEGATLIVMGDPSGVGELRARYGGEAYGAAAT; translated from the coding sequence GTGACCGAAGCGGACCGGCAGCTCGCCGAAGTCCGGCGCCGGCTGACGACCGCCGGGATCGCGGTGCTGGCGGTGTTCGCCGTCGGCGTCGTGGGCTACACCATCATCGGGCACGGGCCGCACCGCCTTCTCGACAGCCTCTACATGACGGTGATCACGCTGACCACGGTCGGCTACGGCGAGATCATCCCGATGGAGGGCAACCCGGCCGGGCGCATCTTCACGATGGTGCTGATCCTGTTCGGGATGGGCATCCTGGTGTACTTCGCGTCGACCATCACCGCGTTCTTCGTCGAGGGCCAGCTCGAACACGTGTTCTGGAGGAAGCGTATGCGGCGGGCGATCGCGGAGCTCGGCAACCACGTGATCGTGTGCGGCGCCGGGGTCGTGGCGGGCCACTTCATCGACGAGATGCTCAGCTCCCGGCGTCCGGTCGTGGCCGTCGTCCCGCAGGCGACCACGCTGCCGCCCCTGTCCACCGACCAGGAGCTGCTCTACGTCGCGGGCGACGCCTCGGACGAGGAGGTGCTCGCGGAGGCCGGCATCGCCCGCGCCGCCGGCCTCGTGGCCGCGCTCGAATCCGACCGGGACAACGTGCTGGTCACGCTGACGGCCCGCCAGGCCAACCCGTCGCTGCGCATCGTCGCGATGCTGGTCGACGACCGCAACGAATCGAAGCTCCGCCGCGCCGGCGCCGATGCGGTCGTGTCGCCGTTCCGGATCGGCGGCATGCGGATGGCCTCCGAGATGATCCGGCCGATGGTCGTGACCTTCCTCGACAAGATGCTGCGCGACCGCGACCGCAATCTCCGCGTGGAGGAGCTGCGCGTCGGTCGCGGCTCTCCGGCGATCGGCAAGTCCCTGGGGGACCTCGACGTCAACGCGATGCCGGGCCTGCTGCTGCTCGCGCTGCTCGAGCCCGGCACCGCCGCCTGGGCCTTCAAGCCGGATCCGCGCTCCCGCATCGCCGAGGGGGCGACCCTGATCGTCATGGGCGACCCGAGCGGCGTCGGGGAGCTCAGGGCCCGCTACGGCGGCGAGGCCTACGGCGCCGCCGCGACCTGA
- a CDS encoding NAD-dependent epimerase/dehydratase family protein — protein sequence MKALVTGATGFVGGHLAATLVRRGDDVVCLARRPQQAALITSLGARPAPGALEDLDSLKAALRGVEVVYHLAGLTAAASEREFLEVNQGGTARLLEAVRAAAPSLVRLVHVSSLAAVGPTGRGTLLTEDSPCRPVTAYGRSKLAGEQVVRAAPALRWTIVRPPVVYGPRDRELLRLFRIARRGFAPVFGLGRQELSLVYASDLAEGIARAGLEPAAPGETYHLAHPEIVTARRLAREVGRAARGGRAPFILPVPGALAVPIVWAIGRAAAAAGRRTVVSADKMAEFLAPAWGTSVAKAQRALGWHPPHDLDRGLAETAAWYRTERLLA from the coding sequence GTGAAGGCCCTGGTCACCGGCGCCACTGGTTTCGTGGGCGGCCACCTGGCTGCCACACTGGTGAGGCGCGGTGACGACGTCGTCTGCCTCGCGCGCCGGCCGCAGCAGGCCGCGCTCATCACCTCCCTCGGCGCACGCCCCGCCCCCGGAGCCCTGGAGGATCTCGACAGCCTGAAGGCGGCGCTCCGCGGGGTGGAGGTGGTCTACCACCTCGCCGGACTCACCGCGGCCGCCTCGGAGCGGGAGTTCCTCGAGGTGAACCAGGGAGGGACCGCCCGTCTGCTCGAGGCCGTGCGGGCCGCCGCGCCCAGCCTGGTGCGGCTGGTGCACGTCTCGAGCCTCGCCGCCGTGGGCCCGACCGGCCGCGGCACCCTGCTCACCGAGGACTCGCCCTGCCGCCCGGTCACGGCGTACGGCCGCAGCAAGCTGGCCGGGGAGCAGGTGGTGCGCGCCGCCCCGGCGCTGCGCTGGACCATCGTCCGGCCGCCGGTCGTGTACGGTCCGCGGGACCGGGAGCTGCTGCGGCTGTTCCGGATCGCGCGCCGTGGATTCGCGCCGGTGTTCGGCCTGGGCCGGCAGGAGCTGTCGCTGGTGTACGCGTCGGACCTGGCGGAGGGGATCGCGCGAGCCGGCCTGGAGCCGGCGGCTCCGGGCGAGACCTACCATCTCGCCCACCCCGAGATCGTCACCGCCCGGCGGCTGGCGCGCGAGGTGGGGCGGGCCGCCCGGGGCGGGAGGGCACCGTTCATCCTGCCCGTGCCCGGCGCGCTGGCCGTTCCGATCGTGTGGGCGATCGGGCGGGCCGCCGCGGCCGCCGGGCGGCGCACGGTCGTCTCGGCGGACAAGATGGCGGAGTTCCTGGCGCCGGCGTGGGGGACCTCGGTCGCGAAGGCCCAGCGCGCGCTGGGATGGCACCCGCCGCACGACCTCGACCGCGGCCTGGCGGAGACGGCGGCATGGTACCGGACCGAACGGCTGCTGGCCTAG
- a CDS encoding cytochrome c: MSEPRVQGRAAAAAALALALGAAGCTTLDNAIAKVPWFTTMQQQVVVRPFEAGALDSGAQRMPPPGAVPVTGEEDSLDILTDLKGLRNPVPPTAASLQRGQLLYDSYCIVCHGPAGHSDGTVVPKFVPPPDITHPTTQQRSDGYIYAMIKQGRGIMPKYGDKIRDATDRWNVVNYVRKLQGLLP, encoded by the coding sequence ATGTCTGAGCCGCGGGTCCAGGGTCGCGCGGCCGCGGCGGCGGCGCTGGCGCTGGCGCTCGGCGCGGCGGGCTGCACCACGCTCGACAACGCCATCGCCAAGGTGCCGTGGTTCACGACCATGCAGCAGCAGGTGGTGGTGCGGCCGTTCGAGGCGGGCGCGCTCGACAGCGGGGCGCAGCGGATGCCGCCGCCGGGCGCCGTGCCGGTCACGGGCGAGGAGGACTCGCTCGACATCCTGACCGATCTCAAGGGGCTCAGGAACCCCGTGCCGCCGACCGCGGCGTCGCTCCAGCGGGGGCAGCTCCTCTACGACAGCTATTGCATCGTGTGCCACGGGCCGGCGGGACATTCCGACGGCACGGTGGTGCCGAAGTTCGTGCCGCCGCCCGACATCACGCATCCGACGACGCAGCAGCGGAGCGACGGCTACATCTACGCGATGATCAAGCAGGGCCGCGGCATCATGCCCAAGTACGGCGACAAGATCCGCGACGCGACCGACCGGTGGAACGTGGTCAACTACGTGCGCAAGCTGCAAGGACTGCTGCCGTGA
- a CDS encoding zf-HC2 domain-containing protein, which yields MSHIDDGRLNALLDGELDAVDVATVQAHIAACPECARRFEEAKRFLAESADLLGALEPPAAAAPAQASRRVSRTAKEAALDVDEATQQSPAIRPVAVEPLLRRPPRPKPERRFDPTSLAWAAIIVLAIGVGYLANEVRHARETQGPATAIVPTAAAQRAAGQVDSNAGGAATTARARDVAAQPPAVSGGRRGSQGPPAAKAPPGEGEPPVAGRTSTGLGHKRLQPPGRAAANLALQAPAQPTKALDAASAPGAAGGVAAAAPAPAAAPAAERNAPQDRRARPVAEGGADSVLTVVPREPEATGAHAQEEARRGAAPGTAFRTATLEEAVASLGGTIRLVDGLEIERVQIGPGRLVAGADSAGEVVRVTYTEAGRALLLDQQRVEAVAGAPAGERAARAADELGPGDTVLTVAPDGWGRARWLDRGGLWLSLSGRVPADTLRALAERVR from the coding sequence ATGTCGCACATTGACGACGGCAGGCTCAACGCGCTGCTCGACGGCGAGCTGGACGCGGTGGACGTCGCCACCGTACAGGCGCATATCGCCGCCTGTCCCGAGTGCGCCAGGCGGTTCGAGGAGGCGAAGCGGTTCCTGGCCGAGTCCGCGGACCTCCTGGGGGCGCTGGAGCCGCCCGCGGCCGCGGCCCCCGCTCAGGCCTCGAGGCGGGTGTCCCGCACCGCGAAGGAGGCCGCGCTCGACGTGGACGAGGCGACGCAGCAGAGCCCGGCGATCCGTCCGGTGGCGGTGGAGCCGCTGCTGCGCCGCCCGCCGCGCCCGAAGCCGGAGCGGCGGTTCGATCCCACGTCGCTCGCCTGGGCGGCGATCATCGTGCTGGCCATCGGGGTCGGCTACCTCGCCAACGAGGTTCGCCACGCCCGGGAGACTCAGGGCCCGGCGACGGCGATCGTCCCGACGGCCGCCGCGCAGCGGGCCGCGGGGCAGGTCGACTCGAATGCCGGAGGAGCCGCGACCACCGCGCGCGCACGGGACGTTGCGGCGCAGCCGCCGGCAGTGAGCGGCGGCAGGCGCGGGTCGCAGGGGCCGCCGGCGGCCAAGGCGCCGCCGGGCGAGGGTGAGCCGCCGGTAGCCGGACGGACGTCCACCGGCCTCGGACACAAGCGGCTCCAGCCGCCCGGCCGAGCCGCGGCCAACCTCGCTCTCCAGGCGCCTGCGCAGCCGACCAAGGCACTGGACGCGGCGTCCGCTCCCGGTGCGGCGGGCGGCGTCGCAGCCGCGGCCCCTGCCCCTGCCGCGGCCCCGGCCGCGGAGCGCAACGCCCCGCAGGATCGCCGCGCCCGGCCGGTGGCGGAGGGCGGCGCCGACTCGGTGCTGACGGTGGTCCCGCGCGAGCCGGAGGCGACCGGCGCGCACGCCCAGGAGGAGGCGCGGCGCGGCGCCGCGCCCGGCACCGCCTTCCGCACTGCGACGCTCGAAGAGGCGGTCGCGAGCCTCGGGGGCACCATCCGGCTGGTGGACGGCCTCGAGATCGAGCGGGTGCAGATCGGCCCCGGGCGGCTGGTGGCCGGAGCGGACAGCGCCGGCGAGGTGGTGCGGGTGACGTACACCGAGGCGGGCCGGGCGCTGCTGCTCGACCAACAGCGCGTGGAGGCCGTGGCGGGCGCCCCGGCCGGGGAGCGTGCGGCGCGGGCGGCGGACGAGCTGGGCCCGGGCGACACCGTGCTCACCGTGGCTCCGGACGGCTGGGGGCGGGCGCGCTGGCTCGATCGTGGCGGCTTGTGGCTGTCGCTGAGCGGGCGCGTCCCGGCCGACACGCTCCGCGCACTCGCCGAACGGGTGCGCTAG
- a CDS encoding phosphatase PAP2 family protein: protein MEVLSRGFVLAMAAATVAASGRVAAWPWLLAADVLALALVELVARAPAAGRVGAAISLWYPYLLIPAYYWQLGVLSLGAQARDPLVQRWEAAIFGGQVSVTWHQASASPLLSSVLHACYLAHYAIIIGVPVWLFLRSGREACARALFGITLAFYVCYLCFAVFPVAGPYYALPAPTGPMENLFLDRLVRGVLESGSSWGTAFPSSHVAASWCAVLMARRHAPWLAAVLAPVALGLAAGTVYGQFHYAVDALAGAAVAVACFALADPLRTWLARRPAGRQVAAAP from the coding sequence GTGGAGGTTCTCAGCCGCGGCTTCGTCCTGGCGATGGCCGCGGCCACCGTGGCGGCGTCGGGCAGGGTCGCCGCCTGGCCGTGGCTGCTGGCGGCCGACGTGCTCGCCCTGGCCCTGGTCGAGCTCGTGGCGCGCGCGCCGGCGGCGGGCCGCGTCGGCGCCGCCATCTCCCTGTGGTACCCCTACCTCCTGATCCCCGCCTACTACTGGCAGCTGGGCGTCCTCAGCCTCGGGGCGCAGGCGCGGGACCCGCTGGTGCAGCGCTGGGAGGCGGCGATCTTCGGCGGGCAGGTCAGCGTCACGTGGCACCAGGCCTCCGCCAGTCCGCTGCTCTCCTCGGTGCTGCACGCCTGTTACCTCGCCCACTACGCCATCATCATCGGCGTGCCGGTGTGGCTGTTCCTGCGCTCGGGGCGCGAGGCGTGCGCGCGGGCGCTGTTCGGCATCACCCTCGCGTTCTACGTCTGCTACCTGTGCTTCGCCGTCTTTCCGGTGGCCGGCCCGTACTACGCGCTGCCGGCGCCGACGGGCCCGATGGAGAACCTGTTCCTCGACCGGCTGGTCCGCGGCGTGCTGGAGAGCGGCTCCTCGTGGGGGACGGCGTTCCCGTCCTCCCACGTCGCGGCGTCCTGGTGCGCCGTGCTGATGGCGCGGCGCCACGCGCCGTGGCTCGCGGCCGTCCTGGCGCCGGTGGCCCTCGGGCTCGCGGCCGGCACCGTGTACGGGCAGTTCCACTACGCGGTGGACGCGCTGGCGGGTGCGGCCGTGGCGGTGGCCTGCTTCGCGCTCGCCGACCCGCTCAGGACATGGCTGGCGCGGCGTCCGGCCGGCCGTCAGGTCGCGGCGGCGCCGTAG
- the nrfD gene encoding NrfD/PsrC family molybdoenzyme membrane anchor subunit: MAETLSGAAVAAEPSYADVTRDIVATLRPPGRKYYVGLGLVLLGLAFGAVSWGWQLRYGLGVTGYQPPIFWGTYIACFVFWVGIAHSGTLISAILLLFRSTWRTAVYRCAEMMTVFAVMTAGLFPVLHLGRAWYAYWVFPYPNFRGVWSNFRSPLVWDVFAISTYLTVSATFLTMGLIPDFAAVRDQAAGWRQRLYGLVSFGWKGSDREWRHWGKMYLYLAGFATPLVLSVHSVVSWDFAMAIVPGWHATIFAPYFVAGAIFSGCALVITILVPLRKAYHLERYIQVRHFDNLAKVCLLTGLIVAYAYGVEFFIAWYSGNPFERASFYNRAFGDYWWATWIMLTCNVFVPQLLWFRKIRTSLSALFAISIFINIGMWFERWVIIVTGLSHEYEPWQWTYYFFRWPEIGILVGSFCWFSMWFLLAIKFLPVVAVSELKEAAAPPLRAGGAR, translated from the coding sequence GTGGCCGAGACGCTGTCGGGGGCCGCCGTCGCGGCCGAGCCGTCCTACGCCGACGTCACGCGGGACATCGTGGCGACGCTGCGCCCGCCGGGTCGCAAGTACTACGTCGGCCTGGGGTTGGTGCTCCTCGGCCTGGCGTTCGGCGCCGTCTCGTGGGGCTGGCAGCTCCGCTACGGCCTGGGCGTCACCGGCTACCAGCCGCCGATCTTCTGGGGCACGTACATCGCGTGCTTCGTATTCTGGGTGGGCATCGCGCACTCGGGCACGCTGATCAGCGCGATCCTGCTGCTGTTCCGCTCGACGTGGCGCACCGCCGTCTACCGCTGCGCCGAGATGATGACGGTGTTCGCGGTGATGACGGCGGGGCTGTTCCCGGTCCTCCACCTCGGCCGCGCCTGGTACGCCTACTGGGTCTTCCCGTACCCGAACTTCCGCGGCGTGTGGTCGAACTTCCGCTCGCCGCTGGTGTGGGACGTCTTCGCGATCTCGACCTACCTCACGGTGTCGGCCACGTTCCTGACGATGGGGCTGATCCCCGATTTCGCCGCCGTGCGCGACCAGGCGGCGGGCTGGCGCCAGCGGCTGTACGGGCTGGTGTCGTTCGGGTGGAAGGGGTCGGACCGCGAGTGGCGCCACTGGGGCAAGATGTACCTGTACCTCGCCGGCTTCGCGACGCCGCTGGTGCTGTCGGTTCACAGCGTCGTGTCGTGGGACTTCGCGATGGCCATCGTGCCGGGCTGGCACGCGACGATCTTCGCGCCGTACTTCGTGGCGGGCGCGATCTTCTCGGGCTGCGCCCTGGTGATCACGATCCTCGTGCCGCTGCGGAAGGCGTACCACCTGGAGCGCTACATCCAGGTCCGGCACTTCGACAACCTGGCCAAGGTCTGCCTCTTGACCGGCCTGATCGTGGCGTACGCCTACGGGGTGGAGTTCTTCATCGCCTGGTACAGCGGCAACCCGTTCGAGCGGGCGTCGTTCTACAACCGCGCCTTCGGGGACTACTGGTGGGCGACCTGGATCATGCTGACCTGCAACGTGTTCGTCCCGCAGCTGCTGTGGTTCAGGAAGATCCGGACCAGCCTCTCGGCGCTGTTCGCGATCTCGATCTTCATCAACATCGGGATGTGGTTCGAGCGCTGGGTCATCATCGTGACCGGGCTGTCGCACGAGTACGAGCCGTGGCAGTGGACGTACTACTTCTTCCGCTGGCCCGAGATCGGCATCCTGGTCGGCAGCTTCTGCTGGTTCTCGATGTGGTTCCTGCTGGCCATCAAGTTCCTGCCGGTGGTGGCCGTCTCCGAGCTGAAGGAGGCGGCGGCGCCGCCCCTGCGGGCGGGGGGCGCGCGATGA